One Setaria italica strain Yugu1 chromosome I, Setaria_italica_v2.0, whole genome shotgun sequence DNA window includes the following coding sequences:
- the LOC111256955 gene encoding tyrosine-sulfated glycopeptide receptor 1-like — MQPLQFPYKNYSSRLPIPSLGFAALLLISLATLTSSCTEQEKNSLLQFVSGLSQDAGLAKLWQEDTDCCNWEGITCNGNKTVIDVSLASRGLEGHISQSLGNLTGLQQVNLSYNSLSGGLPLGLVSSSSIIVLDVSFNQLNGDLHELPSSIPGRPLQVLNISSNLFTGQFASTTWKGMQNLIALNASNNSFTGHIPSHFCNISPSFSVLELSYNKLSGSIPPGLGNCSKLRVLKAGHNYLSGTLPEELFKATLLEHLSFSSNGLQGILDSTHIVKLGKMAILDLGENKFSGMIPDSIGQLTRLQELHLDYNSMSGELPSTLSNCTNLITLDLKSNNFSGELNKVGFSNFPTLKTLDLMRNNFSGTIPESIYSCRNLIALRLSSNKFHGQLSKGLGNLKSLSFLSLANNSFSNITNALQILRSSKNLTTLLLGMNFMNETMPHNARIDGFENLRVLAIDDCLLSGQIPFWISELANLEILFLQGNQLSGPIPAWINTLEYLFYLDISNNSLTGEIPTTLMAMPMLTSEKTAAHLDPRVFDLPVYEGPSLQRRIPIAYPKALDLSGNKFTGVIPPEIGQLKALISLDISFNNLTGPIPPSICNLTNLQVLDLSNNNLTGEIPAVLENLYFLAVFNVSNNNLEGPIPTGRQFNTFQNSSFNGNPELCGSMLLRRCSSAHAPPVSTKKGKRKAIFAIAFGVFFAGIAILLLLGRLLVLIRVKSLTSKNRREDNGDVETTSFDSSSEHELIMMSQGKGDKNKLKFSDIVKATNSFDKEHIIGCGGYGLVYKAELPDGYKLAIKKLNGEMCLMEREFTAEVEALSMAQHENLVPLWGYCIQGNSRFLIYSFMENGSLDDWLHNMDDDASTMLDWPTRLRIAQGSSSGLSYIHNVCKPHIIHRDIKSSNILLDKEFKAYVADFGLSRLILPNKTHVTTELVGTLGYIPPEYAHGWVATLRGDIYSFGVVLLELLTGLRPVPVLSSSKELVPWVLEMRSQGKQIEVLDPTLRGTGHEDQMLKVLEIACKCVNYNPSMRPPIMEVVSCLESINTGLQTQKSLKTQCS, encoded by the coding sequence ATGCAGCCACTCCAATTTCCATACAAGAACTACAGCAGTAGGTTACCCATACCTTCCCTTGGCTTTGCTGCTCTGCTGCTGATCTCTTTGGCCACCCTCACCAGCTCTTGCACAGAGCAGGAGAAGAACTCCCTCCTCCAGTTCGTCTCTGGGCTCTCACAGGATGCTGGCCTTGCAAAGTTATGGCAGGAAGACACAGATTGCTGCAATTGGGAAGGCATCACCTGCAACGGAAACAAAACAGTTATTGATGTCTCTCTAGCATCTAGAGGCCTTGAGGGGCACATATCACAATCCCTTGGGAACCTCACCGGACTGCAGCAGGTTAACTTGTCCTACAATTCGCTGTCTGGTGGCCTGCCGCTGGGATTGGTGTCATCCAGCAGCATCATTGTCCTCGATGTGAGCTTCAACCAGCTCAACGGAGACCTGCACGAGTTGCCTTCTTCAATCCCTGGACGGCCTCTACAGGTACTTAATATCTCAAGCAACTTGTTTACTGGGCAGTTTGCATCCACTACATGGAAGGGGATGCAGAATTTGATTGCACTCAATGCCAGCAACAATAGCTTTACTGGGCATATTCCAAGTCATTTCTGTAACATATCACCATCCTTTAGTGTGCTTGAACTCTCTTACAACAAACTCAGTGGTAGTATCCCCCCAGGACTCGGTAATTGCTCCAAACTCAGAGTGCTCAAGGCTGGGCACAATTACCTCAGTGGGACGCTCCCTGAAGAACTCTTCAAGGCTACCTTGTTGGAGCATCTTTCTTTTTCCAGCAATGGTTTACAAGGGATACTTGATAGCACACATATAGTCAAACTCGGAAAAATGGCCATCCTTGATCTTGGAGAAAACAAATTCAGCGGAATGATTCCGGACTCCATAGGTCAGCTCACGAGATTGCAGGAACTCCATTTGGACTACAACAGCATGTCTGGGGAGCTGCCATCAACCTTGAGCAACTGCACAAATCTCATAACACTTGACCTTAAGAGCAACAATTTCAGTGGTGAACTCAACAAGGTCGGTTTCTCCAACTTCCCCACTCTAAAAACCTTAGATCTTATGCGGAACAACTTCAGTGGCACAATTCCAGAAAGCATATACTCATGCAGAAACCTGATTGCACTACGGCTGTCTTCAAATAAGTTCCATGGACAGTTATCAAAAGGACTCGGCAATCTGAAATCCCTCTCCTTCCTGTCGCTCGCAAACAACAGTTTTTCAAATATAACAAATGCACTTCAGATATTAAGAAGCTCCAAGAACCTCACCACCCTTCTTCTTGGGATGAATTTCATGAACGAGACCATGCCACACAATGCCAGAATTGATGGTTTTGAGAATCTTCGGGTTTTGGCCATTGACGATTGCCTATTGTCGGGGCAAATACCTTTTTGGATATCAGAGCTAGCGAATTTGGAGATATTGTTTTTGCAAGGTAATCAACTCAGTGGACCAATACCAGCCTGGATCAACACATTGGAATACCTTTTCTATTTAGACATATCAAACAACAGCCTTACAGGAGAAATTCCGACAACATTAATGGCTATGCCAATGCTAACTTCCGAGAAGACTGCAGCTCATTTGGACCCAAGGGTCTTTGATCTGCCAGTTTATGAAGGTCCATCACTTCAACGCCGCATACCAATTGCTTATCCTAAAGCTCTAGACCTAAGCGGAAACAAATTTACGGGTGTGATTCCTCCAGAGATTGGTCAGTTGAAAGCCCTCATTTCACTTGATATCAGCTTCAACAACTTGACAGGACCGATCCCCCCATCCATCTGCAATCTCACAAACCTGCAGGTGCTAGATTTATCCAACAACAATCTCACAGGTGAAATCCCAGCTGTATTGGAGAACCTGTACTTCCTTGCCGTATTCAACGTTTCTAATAATAACCTCGAAGGGCCTATTCCAACTGGCAGGCAATTTAATACATTTCAGAATTCTAGCTTTAATGGGAACCCAGAGTTGTGTGGCTCTATGCTACTTCGTCGATGCAGTTCAGCTCATGCACCTCCAGTCTccacaaaaaaaggaaaaaggaaggcaATTTTTGCAATTGCATTTGGCGTGTTCTTTGCAGGAATTGCTATTCTTCTGTTGCTGGGGCGTCTTCTTGTCCTAATCAGGGTAAAGAGTTTAACATCCAAAAATAGAAGGGAGGATAATGGTGATGTTGAAACAACTTCATTCGACTCCAGCTCTGAGCACGAACTGATCATGATGTCACAAGGTAAGGGAGACAAAAACAAGCTCAAATTCTCTGACATCGTGAAAGCTACAAATAGCTTTGACAAGGAGCACATCATTGGGTGCGGTGGTTATGGCCTAGTCTACAAAGCTGAGCTACCTGATGGCTATAAGCTCGCCATCAAGAAGCTTAATGGTGAAATGTGCTTGATGGAAAGGGAGTTCACTGCAGAGGTTGAAGCACTCTCCATGGCCCAGCATGAAAATCTTGTGCCACTCTGGGGTTACTGCATCCAGGGAAACTCGAGGTTCCTCATATATTCTTTCATGGAGAATGGCAGCCTGGATGATTGGCTTCACAACATGGATGATGATGCCAGCACAATGCTTGACTGGCCAACGAGGCTCAGGATTGCACAAGGATCAAGCAGTGGCCTTTCTTATATCCATAATGTCTGCAAGCCTCACATCATCCATCGTGATATCAAATCCAGCAACATCCTACTGGACAAAGAATTCAAAGCTTATGTTGCAGATTTTGGGCTGTCAAGGTTGATCCTTCCCAATAAAACTCATGTCACAACCGAGTTGGTTGGCACTCTTGGTTACATCCCCCCTGAGTATGCGCATGGGTGGGTGGCTACTCTGAGAGGTGATATATACAGTTTTGGAGTTGTCCTGCTTGAGCTGCTCACAGGATTGCGACCTGTCCCAGTCCTGTCGTCATCAAAAGAACTTGTCCCGTGGGTGCTGGAGATGAGGTCTCAGGGAAAGCAGATTGAGGTCCTGGATCCAACACTCCGTGGCACAGGGCATGAAGACCAGATGCTTAAGGTCCTTGAGATTGCTTGCAAATGTGTGAACTATAACCCTAGCATGAGGCCACCTATCATGGAAGTAGTCTCATGCCTCGAAAGCATCAATACTGGCCTGCAGACACAAAAGTCACTCAAGACACAATGCAGTTAA
- the LOC105914642 gene encoding tyrosine-sulfated glycopeptide receptor 1 produces MQLNHFSYNKSSRRLPIPSLGLAIVLLISLASPTSSCTELEKTSLLQFLAGLSRDAGLAKPWQEGTDCCKWEGIACNRNRMVTKVSLASRGLEGRISPSLGNLTGLEHLNLSYNSLSGSLPPGLVSSSSIIVLDVSYNQLKGDLHELPSSTADQPLEVLNISSNMFTGQFTSTTWMGMKNLVAINASNNSFTGELPGHFCNISPSFAVLEFCCNKFSGRIPPGLGNCSQLRVLKAGDNNLNGSIPDELFNATSLEHLSFPNNDLDGALDGARIVNLRDLATLDLGRNNFTGNIPDSIGQLKRLEELRLDNNNMSEELPASLGNCTNLRTIELKSNNFSGELVKVNFSTLHNLETLDLLYNNFIGTVPESIYSCRNLVALRLSGNNLGGQLSPRIGNLKSLTFLSLGQNNFTNITNTLQILKSCTNLTTLLIGANFRGEFMPQYDTFNGFENIQVLDIEDCLLSGEMPLWISKLANLEMLLLGGNRLSGPIPTWINTLNYLFYLALSNNSLTGEIPTALMNMSMLTSEKAAAHLDPRIFNLPVYNGPARQYRIQVAFPKTLDLSSNKLTGAIPPEIGQLKALVSLNISFNNLTGPIPTSICNLTNLQVLDLSNNNLTGAIPSELENLHFLSRINVSNNNLEGPIPTRGQFSTFQNSSFDGNPKLCGGPMLGRRCSSADAPLVPTKGRNKKAIFAIAFGTFFAAISILLLLGCLLVSIKVKRLTARSTIDVNGDVETTSYNSSQVHALVMMLGSKAEENKLTFSEIMKATNNFDKDHIIGCGSYGLVYKAELPDGCKLAIKKLNGEMCLMEREFSAEVEALSMAQHDHLVPLWGYCIQGDSWFLIYSFMENGSLDDWLHNRDDDASTFLDWPTRLKIAKGACHGLSYIHNVCKPHIVHRDIKSSNILLDKEFKAHVADFGLSRLILPNKTHVTTELVGTLGYIPPEYGQGSMATLRGDIYSFGVVLLEMLTGLRPVSFLSTSKELVPWVLEMRSQGKQIEVLDPILCGTGHEEQMLKVLEVACKCVNHNPSMRPPITQVVSCLESVDDSLQT; encoded by the coding sequence ATGCAGCTAAACCATTTTTCATACAATAAGTCCAGCAGAAGATTACCCATACCTTCCCTTGGCCTTGCTATTGTGCTCCTGATCTCGTTGGCGTCTCCCACCAGTTCCTGCACAGAGCTGGAGAAGACCTCCCTCCTCCAGTTCCTCGCCGGACTCTCCCGGGATGCCGGCCTTGCCAAGCCATGGCAGGAAGGCACAGACTGCTGCAAATGGGAAGGCATCGCCTGCAACAGAAACAGGATGGTCACAAAGGTCTCACTGGCTTCTAGGGGGCTTGAAGGGCGCATCTCACCGTCTCTTGGCAACCTCACCGGCCTGGAGCATCTGAACTTGTCCTACAACTCGCTGTCCGGTAGCCTGCCGCCAGGATTAGTGTCGTCCAGCAGCATCATCGTCCTCGATGTCAGCTACAACCAACTCAAGGGAGACCTGCATGAGCTGCCATCTTCAACCGCTGATCAGCCTCTAGAGGTACTGAACATCTCAAGCAACATGTTCACAGGGCAGTTTACCTCCACAACATGGATGGGGATGAAGAATTTGGTTGCAATCAATGCCAGCAACAACAGCTTCACTGGAGAACTTCCAGGTCATTTCTGCAACATATCACCATCCTTTGCTGTGCTTGAATTCTGTTGCAACAAATTCAGTGGCCGTATCCCGCCAGGGCTCGGTAATTGCTCCCAGCTCAGAGTGCTCAAGGCTGGCGACAACAACCTCAATGGGTCAATTCCAGATGAACTGTTCAATGCTACCTCATTGGAGCACCTGTCTTTTCCTAACAATGATTTGGATGGTGCCCTCGATGGTGCACGCATAGTCAACCTCAGAGATCTGGCAACCCTTGATCTTGGGAGGAACAATTTCACCGGCAATATCCCTGATTCTATAGGACAGCTCAAGAGGTTAGAGGAGCTCCGTTTGGACAATAACAACATGTCAGAGGAGCTGCCGGCTTCACTAGGAAACTGCACAAATCTCAGAACCATTGAACTCAAGAGCAACAACTTCAGTGGCGAGCTTGTGAAGGTCAATTTCTCTACCCTGCACAATCTAGAAACTTTAGACCTTCTGTACAACAACTTCATTGGCACAGTTCCAGAAAGCATATACTCTTGCAGAAATTTGGTTGCATTGAGGTTATCTGGCAACAACTTGGGTGGGCAACTTTCACCAAGAATAGGTAATCTGAAGTCCCTCACTTTCCTATCCCTAGGTCAGAACAATTTTACAAACATCACAAATACACTTCAGATCCTTAAGAGCTGCACAAACCTTACGACCCTGCTTATCGGGGCCAACTTCAGGGGAGAGTTCATGCCACAGTATGACACATTTAATGGTTTTGAGAATATTCAGGTCTTGGATATTGAAGATTGCCTATTGTCTGGGGAAATGCCTCTTTGGATATCAAAGCTAGCAAATTTAGAGATGTTGCTCCTAGGTGGCAATCGACTCAGTGGACCAATACCAACCTGGATCAACACCCTAAACTACCTTTTCTATTTAGCCTTATCAAACAACAGCCTTACAGGGGAAATTCCAACAGCATTAATGAATATGTCAATGCTAACTTCAGAAAAGGCCGCAGCCCATTTGGACCCAAGGATCTTCAACCTGCCAGTTTATAATGGTCCAGCACGTCAGTACCGCATACAGGTTGCTTTCCCTAAAACGCTAGATTTAAGCAGCAACAAACTGACCGGTGCGATTCCCCCGGAGATTGGTCAGTTGAAGGCCCTCGTTTCACTCAATATCAGCTTCAACAACTTAACAGGACCAATCCCCACATCCATCTGCAATCTCACAAACCTGCAGGTGCTAGACTTATCCAACAACAATCTCACAGGTGCAATCCCATCTGAATTGGAGAACCTGCACTTCCTTTCCAGAATCAATGTTTCTAACAATAACCTGGAAGGGCCTATTCCAACTCGTGGCCAATTTAGTACATTTCAGAATTCTAGCTTTGATGGGAATCCAAAGCTGTGTGGTGGCCCTATGCTCGGTCGTCGATGCAGTTCAGCTGATGCACCTCTGGTACCCACAAAAGGAAGAAATAAGAAGGCCATTTTTGCAATTGCATTTGGCACGTTCTTCGCAGCTATTTCCATTCTTTTGCTCCTGGGGTGTCTTCTTGTCTCTATTAAAGTAAAGAGGTTAACAGCCAGAAGTACAATAGATGTAAATGGAGATGTCGAAACAACTTCATATAACTCGAGTCAAGTGCACGCATTGGTCATGATGCTGGGAAGTAAGGCTGAAGAAAACAAGCTCACGTTCTCTGAAATCATGAAGGCTACAAATAATTTTGACAAGGACCACATCATCGGATGCGGTAGTTATGGGCTAGTGTACAAAGCTGAGCTACCTGATGGCTGCAAGCTTGCCATCAAGAAGCTCAATGGTGAAATGTGCCTAATGGAAAGGGAGTTCAGTGCGGAGGTTGAAGCGCTGTCCATGGCTCAGCATGACCATCTAGTGCCATTGTGGGGATACTGTATTCAGGGAGACTCGTGGTTCCTCATATATTCTTTCATGGAGAATGGCAGTCTTGATGACTGGCTTCACAACAGGGATGATGATGCCAGCACATTTCTTGACTGGCCAACACGGCTAAAGATAGCAAAAGGAGCATGTCACGGCCTTTCTTACATCCATAATGTCTGCAAACCTCACATTGTCCATCGGGATATCAAATCAAGCAACATTCTACTTGACAAAGAATTCAAAGCTCATGTTGCAGATTTTGGGCTATCAAGATTGATCCTTCCCAACAAAACACATGTTACGACCGAGTTGGTTGGTACTCTCGGCTACATCCCGCCTGAGTATGGGCAAGGGTCGATGGCCACTCTGAGAGGTGATATATACAGCTTCGGAGTTGTCCTGCTTGAGATGCTCACAGGATTGCGGCCTGTTTCATTCCTGTCGACATCAAAAGAACTTGTCCCGTGGGTGCTAGAGA